One candidate division KSB1 bacterium genomic window, CGAGAAATCTGCATTTAGGGCTGGAGTTTTTGCGCGAATTATCTTATGCTCGATGTAGTTTAAGCTAAGTTTCTTATGATTGATAATAACGAATTTTTTATCCCAGATGGTTTTCTTAAACACAGTGCCAATAATCAACCCACCAAAGTGCAATTCGTTAATGCTCTCGACCGGATAGTTGTCGCAAATGACCTTCAGGGTGTAGGCGTTGTAGGCGTTTATCCAGAATGCCAGTTTTCCTTTCGGGTTGGCAATGGATTCAGGATTAGTGGCCGCTAATTTTGAAATATATGCCTCCAAGCGTTCATCTTTGCACAGATCACGGTAACTTACTTTTCCTCCGCTGACATATTCTTGCAAAATCTCGGTAAACAAACTATGGGTATTATGTCCCTCACTGTTTATTCCATGCATAGCGGGTTCGATCGTCAAGGTGCGACCCAAGGAGCAAATAAGCAGGATAATTACAACAACAAAAATTGTGCTTTTCATAGAATGATCCTCTTTTTTATAGAGAGGCCATCTTTTGCTAAAGATGGCATCTCGGATAGCTCCATCGCATTTGTTATTACTGGGTTGATATTGTTCTAAAATCTGCTTTACGGCTTTGTTGATTTGATCTGGTTAAACCCCTACCCCCTGGGTAGTTGTCCTCTTAAAAATGGTTCACCGTTTGATTAATGTCTTAAACCACTACCTCGGTAGTGGTGCCGTTAAAAAGGTTTTACCGTTTTAGGAATTCATTAAATTACGTACCTCCCTGAAAGTGTGCCCTGAGAATCAAGGAGGTACGTAATGAATAGATTTAGGAAGTTATCACATACGATTTATGAATGCAAGTATCATATTGTATTTTGTCCGAAATATCGTTATCGGATATTCAAGGATGCTATAAGTGACTATACTCGTCAGCAGATTTATCGTCTTTGTAGCCAGAAGGAGTTGGTGGAGGTATTGGAGTTGAATGTCCAGAGAGATCATGTACATGTGGTTCTTCCGATTCCCCCGAAGTATTCGGTCAGTAGTATGATGGGTTATTTGAAGGGCAAACTCTCGACTCGTCTTTTTCGCGAGCTACGAAGACTGGGGAAGTGCTTCTGGGGTCGTCATTTGTGGTCTCGTGGCTATTGTGTGAGCAGCGTAGGTTTGGATGAGGCTATGATCCGGAAGTATGTTCGTTGGCAGGAGCGGAAAGAGAAGGAGATAGAGAGTCATCAACAAAACCTATTCAACTAAACTAACGAGCACCCCAGGGTACCTTTCAGGACTACCCTTACCAAGCCACCGCCTTTGGCGGTGGTAATTGACTCACGTCAGGTTCAGAGAATTTGTACATGGTACCACCTAAGTTGTATTAAAAATGCAAGGTTTTTAGCCTCTTTCTTGAAAAAAAACTTGCATTTAGGTGGTAAAATAAGTATAAAATTGATAACGAAGCCTATCAATTATTTCTAAAAGGACGTTATCATTGGAATAAGCGAGCTCCCGGTAATTTTCAAGCATTCTGTACCTGATGAACCGAGGTTGGTATGACAATCTAAAGAAAAAGCTTATTTCCGAAGGGAAACGGCTGTTCCAAGCAAAGACCATTCTTCTCGATGCGCGTACTGAGGATGCCACCGATGAGGATATTCAAGCTATCATAAACATGTACTGAACCATCACAGAGGATAAAATTCGCAGGTGAAAATTGCTAATACTTTAAGGCGTGCTTTACATTACTTTAGGAGTCAACCATGGATACTTTCTTAATTTTCTTCGAACAAATGCCTGTATGGCAGAAACTTGTTTGTGTTTTAGGTTGTTTAACCTTTTGTTGGTTACTCGAGGGTAACTATCCACTATTTCAATTTGATTACCAAAAATGGAAACATGGTGGGGCTAATTTAACATTTTTTTTGGGCGTAGGAATCATCAACCTTATTTTCGGAATTGCTACCGTGGGCGTGTTTGAGTGGGTCCAGCAGAATGAAATTGGGATATTGTTTATTATTGGTCTGCCTATCTGGGCTGAATTGCTCATCACCCTTTTACTATTGGAGCTGGTAGCACAGTATTTCGTCCATTATCTTATGCACAGGATAAAATGGATGTGGAGGCTTCATATGGTTCATCATAGCGATACAAAAGTGGATGCTACGACCGGCACTCGTCATCATCCAGGTGACTATATTCTGCGCGAATTATTTGCCCTGGTCGCCATAATTCTTATTGGCGCCCCCATCGCATTTTACCTCACGTATAGAATATTTTCCATCTTCTTTACCTATACCACCCATGCAAATATAACGATGCCAAACTGGTTGGATAAATCCCTAAGTTGGATTTTTATAACGCCCAATATGCACAAATTTCATCATCACTTTGAGATCCCCTGGACTGACACCAACTTTGGCAATATCTTCTCAATTTGGGATCGTATTTTTGGAACAATGGTCTACGATGACCCCAAAAAAGTAAGGTATGGCTTAGATTTTCTTGACGGTACGCCAGATGAAAATATTCTCTTCCTATTGAAGATGCCGTTTGATAAGAATATAAGTAGGGATTGAATCCCGAAAACTATGGACTCACAAAAAATTAGTGCTATCTTATGGTTTCTATCTGCGCTCTTTTGCTTTCGAGTTCTCGCCCAACTGACTGCGTCGGTAGTCGACACTACTTTTCTCCCGGCTTTTGAAGATTGGCACAGTGCCACTATGCCGTATGGCCTGCTGGCCTTTTTTCAGATAGTGATTCTGTTCTTCATGGCGAAAACCGCGTTGAGATTCTCCCGGAAACAAG contains:
- a CDS encoding DUF547 domain-containing protein, which translates into the protein MKSTIFVVVIILLICSLGRTLTIEPAMHGINSEGHNTHSLFTEILQEYVSGGKVSYRDLCKDERLEAYISKLAATNPESIANPKGKLAFWINAYNAYTLKVICDNYPVESINELHFGGLIIGTVFKKTIWDKKFVIINHKKLSLNYIEHKIIRAKTPALNADFS
- the tnpA gene encoding IS200/IS605 family transposase, producing MNRFRKLSHTIYECKYHIVFCPKYRYRIFKDAISDYTRQQIYRLCSQKELVEVLELNVQRDHVHVVLPIPPKYSVSSMMGYLKGKLSTRLFRELRRLGKCFWGRHLWSRGYCVSSVGLDEAMIRKYVRWQERKEKEIESHQQNLFN
- a CDS encoding sterol desaturase family protein; this encodes MDTFLIFFEQMPVWQKLVCVLGCLTFCWLLEGNYPLFQFDYQKWKHGGANLTFFLGVGIINLIFGIATVGVFEWVQQNEIGILFIIGLPIWAELLITLLLLELVAQYFVHYLMHRIKWMWRLHMVHHSDTKVDATTGTRHHPGDYILRELFALVAIILIGAPIAFYLTYRIFSIFFTYTTHANITMPNWLDKSLSWIFITPNMHKFHHHFEIPWTDTNFGNIFSIWDRIFGTMVYDDPKKVRYGLDFLDGTPDENILFLLKMPFDKNISRD